A window of bacterium genomic DNA:
TGATTTTCGGAACAAGAGGCGGGGATATACTGGACATCTCCGGTTCAGTCGGCGCTCAAGTTTGGCAGCCTTGGCGATGGTCGGATGCTGAAGAGATACTTTGCGAGTTAAAAGCGAAGGGCTATCATCTTTATGCTTTGCATCTTTCCCCCCAAGCAAAAGCGGTGCAGAAGATGACTTGGCAATTCCCTGCTGCTTTGGTTCTAGGTCAAGAACTCGAAGGGTTCCGTCCTGAAGTCCTCGCGCTATGCGATGAGCACGTTGCCATTCCCCTTTATGGCCTGATCACTTCTCTAAATGTAGCCGTTGCTACCGGCATCTGCTTGCACCACATCGCTGATTACTACCATCACCACACCCCCACCTTCACCCCCGCCAGGGCCGTGTCGCAACGTTTGGTCAAGTG
This region includes:
- a CDS encoding TrmH family RNA methyltransferase — its product is MRKVIIKQVREHIQEVWEASGRSEEDPGLRAHFNEKPRLPVTVVCSHLDKEINHGNILRISECFRAEEVIFGTRGGDILDISGSVGAQVWQPWRWSDAEEILCELKAKGYHLYALHLSPQAKAVQKMTWQFPAALVLGQELEGFRPEVLALCDEHVAIPLYGLITSLNVAVATGICLHHIADYYHHHTPTFTPARAVSQRLVK